In Kordia antarctica, the following proteins share a genomic window:
- a CDS encoding endonuclease MutS2, with protein sequence MIKIHSKTLDDLEFETVLQQVSTHAVTAFGKQKISDTQPFADKDVLLKHLAYVNEYLASFANENVIPNHGFDGISLEIKMLAIENSFLEIQGFRKISAISSAVNLLLKFFKKFQEYYPTLQSRAEQIEFTKDLVTQIDSVINRFGEVKDSASSSLGQIRRGILSIRGKINQSFASALSRYNQADYLDEIRETVVDNRRVLAVKAMHRRKVKGAIMGNSKTGSIVYIEPEITLQYSRELTNLEYEEKEEVTRILKELTDYIRPFAPLLEQYQDFLSDLDVVYAKAKYAASMNAILPEISEERTLLLKDAYHPLLYLTNKERKEKTYPQTIELRSDNRIIVISGPNAGGKSITLKTIGLLQVMLQSGMLIPVHERSKVCLFERILTDIGDNQSIENHLSTYSYRLKQMNYFLKRCNNKTLFLIDEFGTGSDPELGGALAETFLEVFYEREAFGIITTHYSNLKLLANELPHATNANMLFDNKTLMPVYKLALGQAGSSFTFEVAQKNGIPYSLINRAKKKIERGKVRFDATIAKLQKERSAMEKTSKLLKEEEIKAREENERLDALNSKTKTKLESYQQLYDHDKRMIHLGNKINEISEQYFDTKKKRPLISEFLRIVETENSKRKKQTVKEKKEHKVKQQVAKKEVIQKVAVIREEKKVEKKKAAKKEASKPKAILKIGDRVRMLDGKAVGTIDSLEKGKATVNYGMFTTTISVEQLELVR encoded by the coding sequence ATGATTAAAATACATTCCAAAACATTAGATGATTTAGAATTTGAAACGGTTTTACAACAGGTTTCAACACATGCAGTTACCGCTTTCGGAAAGCAAAAAATCAGCGATACACAGCCTTTTGCAGATAAAGATGTATTGCTAAAACATTTGGCGTACGTAAACGAATACTTGGCATCTTTTGCGAACGAAAACGTGATTCCAAATCATGGTTTTGATGGAATTTCATTGGAAATTAAAATGTTAGCTATTGAAAATAGTTTCTTAGAGATTCAAGGATTTCGTAAGATTTCTGCAATTTCTAGCGCAGTAAACTTATTATTGAAGTTTTTCAAGAAATTTCAAGAATACTATCCAACATTACAATCGCGCGCAGAACAAATTGAATTCACCAAGGATTTAGTGACTCAAATTGATTCAGTGATCAATCGTTTTGGCGAAGTAAAAGATTCGGCGTCATCGAGTTTAGGACAAATACGACGTGGAATTTTAAGTATTCGCGGAAAAATAAATCAAAGTTTTGCTTCTGCCTTGAGCAGATACAATCAAGCAGATTATTTAGATGAAATTCGCGAAACTGTTGTTGACAATCGCAGAGTTTTAGCTGTAAAAGCCATGCATCGACGTAAAGTTAAAGGTGCAATAATGGGGAATTCCAAAACTGGAAGTATTGTCTATATTGAGCCAGAAATTACGCTGCAATATTCGCGTGAACTGACCAATTTAGAATATGAAGAAAAAGAAGAAGTTACCCGAATTTTAAAAGAACTCACCGATTATATTCGTCCGTTTGCGCCGCTTTTAGAACAATATCAAGATTTTCTGAGCGATTTAGATGTCGTTTATGCCAAAGCAAAATATGCCGCTTCTATGAATGCTATTTTGCCTGAAATCTCGGAAGAACGTACGTTATTACTGAAAGATGCGTATCATCCACTACTCTATTTAACGAATAAAGAACGAAAAGAAAAGACATATCCGCAAACTATTGAACTCAGAAGTGACAACAGAATTATTGTGATTTCTGGACCAAATGCAGGTGGAAAAAGTATTACGCTAAAAACGATTGGTTTATTGCAAGTCATGTTACAAAGTGGCATGTTAATTCCGGTGCACGAGCGTAGTAAAGTATGTTTGTTTGAACGAATTTTGACAGATATTGGAGATAATCAATCGATTGAAAATCATTTAAGTACGTATAGTTATCGCTTAAAGCAGATGAATTATTTCTTAAAACGATGCAACAATAAAACCTTGTTTCTAATTGATGAATTTGGAACTGGAAGTGATCCTGAATTAGGTGGCGCATTGGCAGAAACCTTCTTGGAAGTTTTTTACGAACGTGAAGCTTTTGGAATTATTACAACGCATTATTCCAACTTAAAATTACTGGCAAACGAATTGCCACACGCAACCAATGCAAATATGTTGTTTGACAATAAAACCTTAATGCCTGTTTACAAATTGGCGTTAGGACAAGCAGGAAGTTCGTTTACGTTTGAAGTTGCGCAGAAAAATGGAATTCCGTACAGTTTGATAAATAGAGCAAAGAAAAAAATTGAACGTGGAAAAGTTCGTTTTGATGCAACAATCGCGAAGTTGCAAAAAGAACGCAGCGCAATGGAAAAAACTTCCAAATTACTGAAAGAAGAAGAAATTAAAGCGCGCGAAGAAAACGAACGTTTGGATGCATTGAATTCGAAAACAAAAACGAAATTGGAAAGCTATCAACAATTGTACGATCATGACAAACGCATGATTCATTTGGGAAATAAAATCAACGAGATTTCCGAACAATATTTTGATACTAAGAAAAAACGTCCGTTGATCTCTGAATTTTTACGCATTGTAGAAACGGAGAATTCGAAACGTAAAAAGCAAACGGTTAAGGAGAAAAAAGAACATAAAGTCAAGCAACAAGTCGCTAAGAAAGAAGTAATTCAGAAAGTGGCTGTGATTCGTGAAGAGAAAAAAGTTGAGAAAAAGAAAGCTGCTAAAAAAGAAGCTTCCAAGCCAAAAGCAATCTTAAAAATTGGCGATCGCGTTCGAATGCTTGACGGAAAAGCCGTTGGAACGATTGATAGCCTAGAAAAAGGAAAAGCAACGGTAAATTACGGAATGTTTACGACGACGATTTCGGTGGAGCAATTGGAGTTGGTTCGGTAG
- a CDS encoding tetratricopeptide repeat protein, with amino-acid sequence MIKRELAELNPQTYLPDVGMTLNNLGNLQYYQNEYIKAGKSYQEALIIYRELAEVNPQTYLPDVGMTLNNLAVLQSDQNEYTKAEQSYQEALLIRRELAELNPQTYLPYVAETLNNLGILQRAQNEYIKAEQSYQEALVIYRELAEPNPQTYLPGIGMTLMNMAIFYQAAKADKKLSIQYVAEAITILLQFQEIGYIQNYLKRAFKVLKDWDIDVEAYLHEKFPNQEEE; translated from the coding sequence TTGATTAAAAGAGAATTAGCCGAATTAAATCCACAAACCTATTTACCAGATGTTGGAATGACTTTAAATAATTTGGGGAATTTACAATACTATCAAAATGAATATATAAAAGCGGGGAAATCGTATCAAGAAGCGTTAATAATTTATAGAGAATTAGCCGAAGTAAATCCACAAACCTATTTACCAGACGTAGGAATGACTTTGAATAATTTAGCGGTTTTACAAAGTGATCAAAATGAATATACAAAAGCGGAACAATCCTATCAAGAAGCGTTATTGATTAGAAGAGAATTAGCCGAATTAAATCCACAAACATATCTGCCGTATGTAGCAGAAACCTTAAATAATTTAGGAATTTTACAACGTGCTCAAAATGAATATATAAAAGCGGAGCAATCGTATCAAGAAGCGTTAGTAATTTATAGAGAATTAGCCGAACCAAACCCACAGACTTATTTACCAGGCATTGGGATGACGCTTATGAATATGGCAATTTTTTATCAAGCAGCTAAAGCTGATAAAAAGTTATCAATTCAATATGTTGCAGAAGCTATCACTATTCTATTACAATTTCAAGAAATAGGTTATATTCAAAATTATTTAAAAAGAGCTTTTAAGGTTTTAAAAGATTGGGATATTGATGTTGAAGCCTATTTACATGAAAAATTTCCAAACCAAGAAGAAGAGTAA
- a CDS encoding thiol-disulfide oxidoreductase DCC family protein: MIETLPKDKKIVLFDGVCNLCNSSVNKVISHDKNDVFRFASLQSELGVAIQNHLQIDTENLDSIILYEPGKAYYHKSTAALKIMNEFGGFWKLTQAFYIFPEFLRNVVYNYIAKNRYKWYGKQDSCIIPTAELKAKFLD, translated from the coding sequence ATGATTGAAACCTTACCAAAAGATAAAAAAATAGTATTGTTTGACGGCGTTTGCAATTTGTGCAATAGTTCTGTGAACAAAGTTATTTCGCATGATAAAAACGATGTGTTTCGCTTTGCTTCGTTACAGTCAGAACTTGGTGTAGCCATTCAGAATCATTTACAGATTGATACTGAGAATTTAGATTCTATTATTTTGTATGAACCTGGAAAAGCCTATTATCACAAATCTACAGCGGCTTTGAAAATTATGAATGAATTTGGTGGTTTTTGGAAATTGACACAAGCTTTTTACATTTTCCCAGAGTTTTTACGAAATGTAGTGTATAATTATATTGCGAAAAACCGTTACAAATGGTATGGAAAACAAGATAGTTGTATCATTCCTACAGCGGAGTTGAAGGCTAAGTTTTTAGACTAA